One Methanotorris formicicus Mc-S-70 genomic window carries:
- a CDS encoding PUA domain-containing protein: MKFRALTKKEIGIIKHELKRFVSEEYLKTFPFENLYALVGNWVNVMYTTKEIIENLKNFDDVYSFGIMFGEFSRKNKNRFLLSLEGMSLIASGICKNYAIVNEKGETMFLYGRDIFKSSILEVHGKGKVAVFNKYRDFLGIGKFDGKMIKNIKDKGWYLREGG; encoded by the coding sequence ATGAAGTTTAGGGCATTAACAAAAAAGGAGATAGGGATTATTAAACATGAACTTAAAAGATTTGTGAGTGAAGAGTATTTAAAAACCTTCCCATTTGAAAATTTATACGCGTTAGTTGGTAACTGGGTTAATGTTATGTACACTACAAAAGAAATTATAGAGAATTTAAAGAACTTTGATGATGTGTATAGTTTTGGCATAATGTTTGGAGAATTTTCAAGGAAGAATAAAAACAGATTTTTACTATCTTTGGAAGGGATGTCTCTAATTGCCAGTGGGATTTGTAAAAACTATGCTATTGTAAATGAAAAAGGAGAAACGATGTTTTTGTATGGTAGGGATATTTTTAAGTCATCAATTTTAGAGGTTCATGGTAAGGGTAAAGTTGCGGTTTTTAACAAATATAGGGATTTTTTAGGAATTGGAAAATTTGATGGAAAGATGATTAAAAATATTAAAGATAAGGGATGGTATTTAAGAGAAGGAGGATAA
- the purT gene encoding formate-dependent phosphoribosylglycinamide formyltransferase, with translation MIGTPLLDGATKILLLGSGELGKEVVIEAQRLGVECIAVDRYQNAPAMQVAHKSYVIDMKDGDALRAIIERENPDYIVPEIEAINTDTLIEVEKEGYKVVPTAKATKLTMDREGIRRLAAEELKLKTAKYEFATSLEGLKEAVEKIGIPCVVKPIMSSSGKGQSIIKSKEDIEKAWEIAQKGARGLANKVIVEEFIKFDYEITLLTARTVEGTKFCEPIGHIQIDGDYHESWQPHPMSEELKKDAQDMAKKITDALGGYGIFGVELFVRGDEVIFSEVSPRPHDTGMVTMVTQEMSEFEIHVRAILGLPVSTKLISCGASHVIKSNIYKWNPNYDISEALKVPNTKVRLFGKPVATIGRRLGVALATSDSIEEARKNAEKCAHAVKIK, from the coding sequence ATGATAGGAACTCCTCTTTTAGATGGTGCAACAAAGATTCTTCTTTTAGGGAGTGGAGAATTAGGGAAAGAAGTTGTTATTGAGGCACAAAGATTAGGAGTTGAATGCATAGCGGTAGACAGATACCAAAATGCCCCGGCAATGCAAGTTGCTCATAAAAGTTATGTTATTGACATGAAGGATGGGGATGCATTGAGGGCAATAATTGAGAGAGAAAATCCTGACTACATTGTTCCTGAAATTGAGGCAATAAACACAGATACATTAATAGAAGTAGAAAAAGAAGGTTATAAAGTAGTTCCTACTGCAAAGGCAACAAAACTCACCATGGATAGGGAAGGAATAAGGAGATTGGCGGCAGAGGAGTTAAAATTAAAAACTGCAAAATATGAATTTGCAACATCATTGGAAGGGTTAAAAGAGGCGGTAGAAAAAATAGGCATTCCATGTGTTGTAAAGCCAATTATGTCATCCTCTGGAAAGGGACAGAGTATTATTAAATCCAAAGAAGATATTGAAAAGGCATGGGAAATTGCACAAAAAGGCGCAAGAGGATTGGCAAATAAGGTCATTGTTGAGGAATTTATCAAATTTGATTATGAGATAACCCTTTTAACTGCAAGAACTGTTGAAGGGACAAAGTTCTGTGAGCCAATTGGACACATCCAAATAGATGGGGATTACCACGAAAGTTGGCAACCACATCCAATGAGTGAAGAACTTAAAAAGGACGCCCAAGATATGGCAAAAAAAATTACCGATGCATTGGGAGGTTATGGAATATTTGGTGTTGAGTTGTTTGTTAGGGGAGATGAGGTAATATTCAGTGAGGTTTCCCCAAGACCACACGATACAGGAATGGTTACCATGGTCACACAAGAGATGAGCGAATTTGAAATCCATGTTAGAGCAATTTTAGGACTCCCTGTCTCAACAAAGTTAATATCTTGCGGAGCAAGCCATGTAATAAAATCAAATATATATAAGTGGAATCCAAATTATGACATAAGTGAGGCATTGAAGGTTCCAAACACAAAGGTAAGGTTGTTTGGAAAGCCAGTTGCTACAATTGGAAGAAGACTGGGAGTCGCTCTTGCAACATCTGATAGCATTGAAGAAGCAAGAAAAAATGCTGAAAAGTGTGCCCACGCTGTAAAGATTAAATAA